The following nucleotide sequence is from Halorussus caseinilyticus.
CTCCCGGACGAGTTCCAGCCCCGCGCGTTCCGCGTCGGTGAGGTCCTCCTCGGATACTGCCATACCCCAACCACGGACCCCGAGCGGTTTAAAACTGACCGTCCTCGTCGGGCGCGGCGACGACCTCGTAGTCGGTCTCGCAGGGCGTGCCGTCGGCGAACCAGTAACGGCCGTCGCCCGACTCCTCGACGGCGACCAGCGATGACGACCGGGTGCCGTACCCCTCGCCGTGGACGCAGGTCTCCAAGTCGTGGTCGCGGAGGACGCCGGTCACGCCGTCGAACCACGTCTCGACTGTCATCTCGCCGTCGGGTCGGGCCGCCTCGCGAACGCGGGCGGACTTGGCGGCCTCGCCGTTGTAGCCCTCGTTGACCACGACGTGGACGCCGGGGTCGAAGTGGGTCGAGCGAAGCACGCCGTCCCACTCCAGCAGTTCGGCTTCCTCGGCGTCGGCGACGACGAGGTTGAACCCGGCGTACTCGCGGTCGGCGAGTTCGTTCCGGACGAACGAAATCGCGTCGTTCGCCGACTCCCGCGCCAGCGCGTCGCGCACCAGCAGGCCGCGCGAACGCTCGCCCGCGAGGTCCGACCGCCGATTCGTCACGCCGACGAACAGGCCCGCGTCGTTGTAGCCTATCCACGTTCCTCCGGCCTCTTCGTCCTGCGGCGCGACGACGGTCGGGTCCCGGTCGAGGACTCTCGGCGGCCGCGAGGGTCGGCCGAGCGCTTCGTCGCGGTTAGCGGCGGCGGCTATCGGCGTCCCGTCGAACACCTGCCACGCGAGGATGAGGGTACACACGTCCGAGATTACGCGCTTGTCGGGCTAAAATGTCGCGGGCGCGGTCGATTCTGTCGGTGGTCGTGAGTGGGTCGTGTGAGGTGTTCGTCTGGGTTTCGAACGGAGAAATAAAATCATTTTCTTAGGAAATGTATTTATTTTTCTAACATTCAGATGTGTTTGCCTCTCGACCGGCGCGCGCCGGCGCGACCGCGAAGCGTGTCGCGCCGACCGCGCGAGGGACGACTGAACGACCGAAGGGAGTGAAGGAGTCGGTTGGGGAGGACGTGGCCCGCGGTTGCGGTGCGGGTGCGGTTTGATAGGAGTCGGCAGTAGCTAGCTTCTCCGAACTGGAGTCGTCACGACGGCACACGGAAACAGCATCACGACGGCAGAAAGCTAGCTTCAGGCTCGAACCGATGAGGACCGCATCGCACGACACCGCAACCCAACTGACACCCTTGCGTCACCAGAACACGAAAAACACCTACTTCAGCTCGTCTACCTTCCGTTTCCGCAATCCACGCCCCGAAGCCGTTCCCGAACTGCCTCGCGCTCTACCGTCCCCGAGGCAGTCCGCGGGAGTGCGTCGGCGAACCCGACCGTCCGGGGTCGCTTGTACCCCGCGAGTCGGTCCCGGCAGTGGGCCGTCACGTCGTCCGCGGAGAGGTCCGCACCGCCCGCCGGAACCACCAGCGCCGCGACTCGCTCGCCCCACTCGTCGTCGTCCAGTCCCACGACGGCGGCGTCGCGAACGTCGGGATGGTCCCGAAGCACCTCGACCACCTCGCCGGGGTGGACGTTCTCGCCGCCGGTGACGATGCGGTCCTCGCGGCGGTTCAGCACCCACACCCGACCCGCCTCGTCGCGGTAGCCCACGTCGCCGGTGTGGAAGCCGTACTCGCCGAAAGCGTCGGACGTGGCCGCCGAATCTCCGTAGTAACCCCGCGTGACCGTCGGCCCGGAGACGACGAGTTCGCCCGCCTCGCCCGCCGGAAGCGGGTCGCCGCCGTCGCCGACCACGGTCAGGTCGGTCCAGAGCAGTGGCCGCCCGACGGTCCCGCGGTGGGCGAACGCCTCGCGGGACCGGGCCGTGGCGATTTGGGAGGCGGTTTCGGTCATGCCGTAGGTCGGGTGGACCGGCACGCCGCGGTCCTCGCACCGCGCGAGCAGTTCCTCCGAGGCGGGCGCGCCGCCCAACAGGACGAACCGGAGCGAGTCGGCCAGCGAACCTCGGGCGTCCAGCATCCGGCGGAGCATCGTCGGCACCAGCGAGACGCCCGTCGCCTCGTACTCGGCGATGGCGTCCGCCGCGTCCGCGGCGTCGAAGCCCTCTCGGAGGACCACCGTGGACCCGTAGAGCGCCGACCGGAGGACCACGGACAACCCGCCCATGTGGTACATCGACAGGCAGAGCAACCACCTGTCGTCGGGCGTCACGCCGAGTCGGAACGCAGACGCCACGGCGCTCGACAGGAAGTTGCCCGTCGCCAACTCGACGGCCTTCGGGTCGCCCGTGGTCCCGGAGGTGAACAGCATCGCTTGGGCGTCCGCCCACGACCACGACGCCGGGTCGAAGTCGGCGGGAGTTCGCTCCGCGAGCGCGGCGACCCCCTCGGTCTCCGGCGAATCGACCGACGCGACGGGGACCGCGGTCCCCGTCGCGGACGCGGTGGCGTCCGCAGTCGCCACCGCGTCCGCCTCGGTCGCTCGCTCGCAGACGACCAGATGCAGGTCCGCGACTTCTGCCTGCCGCGCCAACTCCGGCCGGGCGAGTCTGGCGTTCAGCGGGACCAGAACCGCGCCGAGGCGCATCGCGGCGTGGACCAGTCGGACGAACGCGACCCGCGTCTCCATCAGCACGCCGAGGTGGTCGCCCGCCCCGACGCCGAGGGCGGCGAGTCGGCCCGCGGTCCCCTCGACCGCCGCGTCCAACTCGGCGTAGGTCCACCGTCGTCCGTCGGTCTGCTCACCGTCGTCCGCCTCGACGAGCGCCGTCGCCTCTGGAGAGACCCGAGCGCGGTGGGCCAACCAGTCGCGGGTCGGCGCGGCAGTTCCCGCGCCGCTCCCGTCAGTCATCGTACCTCCACGTGTCCGCGGTGCCGTTGCCCTCGCCCTGCGGGACGATTGCCCGGCCGTCGGCGACCGGCGCGATGTCCGGACCGAGGTCCGTCGCCAGTAACTTGGCCGTCGCCAGTCCGCACGCCGGAACCTCCGGAATCGCCGCCGCGACGTGGACCGCGGCGGTCCGGGCCACCGCGCCGTCGATGGTGGTCGTCACGACCGGCGCAATCCCCTCCACGAGGGCGCGCTCGGCGATTTCGACCGCCCGCCGGGGACCGCCAAGCGCCATCGGCTTCAGGACGACCGCCTCGGGATTCGCGTCGAGGGCGTCCGCGAATCCGACCTCGGCGAGCGTCTCGTCCAGCGCGACCGGCCCGGAGAGCGCCGCCAACCCCGCGATGTCGGTCGCTGGCAGTGGTTGCTCGACGTAGGCGAGTCGGTCGCCCGCGGCGTCGAAAAACTGCTGGGCCTGCTGGCGGGTCCACGCGGCGTTGGCGTCGGCCCGGAGTTCGACTTCGGGGAGCGCCTCGCTCACGGCCTCGACTCGCTCGATGTCGGCCGACAGCGGACGCGCGCCGACCTTCAGCTTCAGGCACTCGAATCCGGCGTCGGCCGCGCACTCGGCCTCGGCGACCGTCTCGTCCGCTGGCGCGTCACCCACCGTCGCGTTGACCGGCACGCTCTCGACGCGCGTCTCCGAACCGAGAAATCGGTAGAGCGGGACGCCCTCGCGCGAGGCGCGCAGGTCCGCGAGCGCGAGGTCGAGCGCGTGGCGCGCGGCCGGGGTCGAATCGAGGTCGGCCAGCAGGTCGGCGACGACGGACTGGGGGTCGTCG
It contains:
- a CDS encoding NRDE family protein, encoding MCTLILAWQVFDGTPIAAAANRDEALGRPSRPPRVLDRDPTVVAPQDEEAGGTWIGYNDAGLFVGVTNRRSDLAGERSRGLLVRDALARESANDAISFVRNELADREYAGFNLVVADAEEAELLEWDGVLRSTHFDPGVHVVVNEGYNGEAAKSARVREAARPDGEMTVETWFDGVTGVLRDHDLETCVHGEGYGTRSSSLVAVEESGDGRYWFADGTPCETDYEVVAAPDEDGQF
- the menE gene encoding o-succinylbenzoate--CoA ligase — encoded protein: MTDGSGAGTAAPTRDWLAHRARVSPEATALVEADDGEQTDGRRWTYAELDAAVEGTAGRLAALGVGAGDHLGVLMETRVAFVRLVHAAMRLGAVLVPLNARLARPELARQAEVADLHLVVCERATEADAVATADATASATGTAVPVASVDSPETEGVAALAERTPADFDPASWSWADAQAMLFTSGTTGDPKAVELATGNFLSSAVASAFRLGVTPDDRWLLCLSMYHMGGLSVVLRSALYGSTVVLREGFDAADAADAIAEYEATGVSLVPTMLRRMLDARGSLADSLRFVLLGGAPASEELLARCEDRGVPVHPTYGMTETASQIATARSREAFAHRGTVGRPLLWTDLTVVGDGGDPLPAGEAGELVVSGPTVTRGYYGDSAATSDAFGEYGFHTGDVGYRDEAGRVWVLNRREDRIVTGGENVHPGEVVEVLRDHPDVRDAAVVGLDDDEWGERVAALVVPAGGADLSADDVTAHCRDRLAGYKRPRTVGFADALPRTASGTVEREAVRERLRGVDCGNGR
- the menC gene encoding o-succinylbenzoate synthase, which translates into the protein MHAELRPFSLPLADPLDTARGTIERRDGVLVRLETEEGAVGVGEAAPLPGWTEHYDECESVLADATTAIERADDPQSVVADLLADLDSTPAARHALDLALADLRASREGVPLYRFLGSETRVESVPVNATVGDAPADETVAEAECAADAGFECLKLKVGARPLSADIERVEAVSEALPEVELRADANAAWTRQQAQQFFDAAGDRLAYVEQPLPATDIAGLAALSGPVALDETLAEVGFADALDANPEAVVLKPMALGGPRRAVEIAERALVEGIAPVVTTTIDGAVARTAAVHVAAAIPEVPACGLATAKLLATDLGPDIAPVADGRAIVPQGEGNGTADTWRYDD